In Campylobacter sp. 2014D-0216, the following proteins share a genomic window:
- a CDS encoding tyrosine-type recombinase/integrase produces the protein MKYPLDCEDSFEKSFLFWLSRYVKFKLNSLSNKELKDPQALAMVNLALSKGVKNIQELDAYVKKARNAGLSGVNTYFNPLKKLYEYLMFYKLYSLKQIDEELLVEVLASISASLSDASKKNYRIAVINFFAFLDKQNEEDDKAHIFDINLKNWAGISGSKGVKLPEYMSEDEVGKFLDAIDNTDFKNNTIRNRLIIKIIIFTGIRVSEAIYIKLKDISEENDLYIIRIRGKGNKYRVVMIKKELIEHLLKDVRVNYLSQDGLLFVNRNGKALTQAYISRIVEQILFKAGIRKQKNGAHMLRHTFATLLYKKQKDLVLVQEALGHASLNTSRIYTHFDNEKLKLAAEVAKKLHDRN, from the coding sequence ATGAAATATCCGCTAGATTGTGAAGATAGTTTTGAAAAGTCGTTTTTATTTTGGTTGAGTCGCTATGTAAAATTTAAGCTTAATTCTTTGTCAAATAAAGAATTAAAAGATCCGCAGGCTCTAGCTATGGTTAATCTAGCGCTTAGTAAAGGCGTAAAAAACATACAAGAGCTTGATGCTTATGTGAAAAAAGCTAGAAATGCAGGACTTAGCGGGGTAAATACTTATTTTAATCCCTTGAAAAAACTTTATGAATATTTGATGTTTTATAAGCTTTATTCTTTAAAGCAAATTGATGAGGAATTGCTAGTCGAGGTTTTAGCAAGCATTAGTGCTTCTTTATCTGATGCGAGTAAAAAAAATTACCGTATCGCGGTGATTAATTTTTTTGCATTTTTAGATAAACAAAATGAAGAAGATGATAAAGCGCATATTTTTGACATCAATCTTAAAAACTGGGCAGGTATAAGCGGATCTAAAGGAGTGAAGCTACCTGAATATATGAGTGAAGATGAAGTTGGTAAATTTTTAGATGCTATTGATAATACAGATTTTAAAAACAACACCATACGCAATCGCTTGATTATTAAGATTATTATTTTCACAGGAATTCGTGTAAGTGAGGCTATTTATATTAAATTAAAAGATATTAGCGAGGAAAATGATCTTTATATTATACGTATTAGAGGAAAAGGCAATAAATACCGTGTTGTGATGATAAAAAAAGAGTTGATAGAGCATCTTTTAAAAGATGTGAGGGTAAACTACCTTTCTCAAGATGGGCTTTTGTTTGTTAACCGCAACGGCAAAGCCCTTACGCAAGCTTATATTTCACGCATAGTGGAGCAAATTTTATTTAAAGCTGGCATTCGCAAGCAAAAAAATGGCGCACATATGCTAAGACATACTTTTGCCACCCTACTTTATAAAAAGCAAAAAGATCTAGTTTTAGTACAAGAAGCATTAGGACATGCGAGTTTAAATACTTCAAGGATTTACACCCATTTTGATAACGAAAAGCTTAAACTAGCTGCAGAAGTAGCTAAAAAACTTCACGATAGAAACTAA
- the murA gene encoding UDP-N-acetylglucosamine 1-carboxyvinyltransferase: MTYLEIDGVEKLNGEVIISGAKNAALPLIASSILAKNEVQISNLPNVADICTLLSLLENLGANYTFKDNFATINTNHLNKTIAKYDIVRKMRASILTLGPLLARFGNCEVSLPGGCAIGQRPIDLHLLALEKMGANIEIKQGYVVANGKLSGADVMFDKITVTGSENIIMAAALAHGKTRILNVAKEPEVVQLCEVLARAGLDIQGIGSSELEIYGTSGELLEFKPFEIIPDRIEAGTYLCAGAITNSKITLKKVNAGHLSAVLAKLEQMGFSFDINEDSISINPAKEIKPVEILTSEYPGFPTDMQAQFMALALKANGTSIIDERLFENRFMHVSELLRMGADIRLNGHIATINVTKELLGADVMATDLRASSALILAALAAKGTSKIHRIYHLDRGYENLEDKFKKLGASIRRLEE; the protein is encoded by the coding sequence ATGACTTATTTAGAGATTGATGGTGTTGAAAAACTTAATGGAGAAGTGATAATTAGTGGTGCTAAAAATGCTGCACTTCCTTTGATAGCTTCAAGTATTTTAGCAAAAAATGAAGTACAAATTTCCAATTTACCTAATGTGGCAGATATTTGCACCCTACTTTCTTTGCTTGAAAATTTAGGAGCAAATTATACCTTTAAAGATAATTTTGCAACAATCAATACAAATCATTTAAACAAAACCATAGCAAAATACGACATCGTACGCAAAATGCGTGCTTCTATACTTACTTTAGGGCCTTTGTTAGCTAGATTTGGAAATTGTGAAGTTTCCTTGCCCGGAGGTTGTGCTATAGGTCAACGCCCTATTGATTTACATCTTTTAGCTTTAGAAAAAATGGGAGCAAATATCGAGATCAAACAAGGCTATGTTGTAGCTAATGGTAAATTAAGTGGTGCAGATGTGATGTTTGATAAAATCACCGTTACAGGCAGTGAAAACATCATCATGGCAGCAGCCCTAGCTCATGGTAAAACTAGAATTTTAAATGTAGCTAAAGAACCTGAAGTGGTGCAACTTTGCGAAGTTTTAGCTAGAGCTGGACTTGATATACAAGGCATAGGTTCTTCTGAGCTTGAAATTTATGGTACAAGTGGAGAGCTTTTGGAATTTAAACCTTTTGAAATTATACCAGATCGTATTGAAGCAGGAACTTATCTGTGTGCAGGAGCTATCACTAACTCAAAAATCACTCTTAAAAAAGTCAACGCAGGTCATCTTAGTGCAGTTTTGGCAAAATTAGAGCAAATGGGTTTTAGTTTTGATATTAATGAAGATAGTATTAGCATTAACCCTGCAAAAGAAATCAAACCGGTGGAAATTTTAACAAGCGAATACCCGGGATTTCCAACAGATATGCAAGCACAATTCATGGCATTAGCTTTAAAAGCAAATGGTACAAGTATCATCGATGAAAGGCTTTTTGAAAACCGTTTCATGCATGTAAGTGAGCTTTTAAGAATGGGAGCTGATATAAGATTAAATGGGCATATTGCAACTATTAATGTCACCAAAGAACTTTTAGGGGCTGATGTAATGGCTACTGATTTGCGTGCGTCTTCGGCTTTGATTTTAGCAGCTTTAGCAGCTAAAGGAACTAGTAAAATTCATAGAATTTATCATCTTGATAGAGGGTATGAAAATTTAGAAGATAAATTTAAAAAGCTAGGGGCGAGTATAAGAAGGCTTGAAGAATGA
- a CDS encoding molybdopterin molybdotransferase MoeA — protein MRDIFATLEFLKTHIKTRNEFEKVNLTQALGCILYEDIFVQKNLPAFDNSALDGYALNYAFKNEMLKIKGSILAGDKNTYILGENECYKIMTGAKIPQNANTVLMFEEALLENEKLNAKNAKENNAIRFKGEEAKLGELLFQKGEKITSGMIAMLAAQGIYELKVVKKMRVGIFSSGDELVEPWEKADEYSIYNANAFGIYAILQDYADVEYLGLVKDDLNAYKNLLDGKHFDILISSGGASMGEADFIKQALSECDFSPIFEKVNAKLCKHVKLYSKKDMLFLALPGNPLASLVSTHIFAKNILHLLYVGNLLEFDRAKLTKELNFKGQRNDFAFGELNHGYFKPSEAKFGSGMLKPLCENTHILITQIDDTKLTKDQEVKVLKI, from the coding sequence ATGAGAGATATTTTTGCAACTTTAGAATTTTTAAAAACACACATTAAAACAAGAAATGAATTTGAAAAAGTAAATTTAACACAAGCTTTAGGGTGTATTTTATATGAAGATATTTTTGTTCAAAAAAATCTACCTGCGTTTGATAACTCTGCTTTAGATGGGTATGCATTAAATTATGCTTTTAAAAACGAAATGTTAAAAATCAAAGGAAGTATTTTAGCGGGTGATAAAAATACTTATATTTTAGGTGAAAATGAATGTTATAAAATCATGACAGGAGCTAAAATTCCTCAAAATGCAAATACTGTTTTGATGTTTGAAGAAGCTTTACTTGAAAATGAAAAACTCAATGCCAAAAATGCTAAAGAAAACAACGCTATCCGTTTTAAAGGTGAAGAAGCAAAGCTTGGGGAGCTTTTGTTTCAAAAAGGAGAAAAAATCACTTCGGGTATGATAGCTATGCTCGCTGCTCAAGGAATTTATGAGTTAAAAGTGGTTAAAAAAATGCGTGTTGGAATTTTTTCAAGTGGAGATGAACTTGTAGAGCCTTGGGAAAAAGCTGATGAATATAGTATATATAATGCAAACGCTTTTGGAATTTATGCTATTTTGCAAGATTATGCTGATGTGGAGTACCTAGGACTTGTAAAAGATGATCTTAATGCTTATAAAAATCTTTTAGATGGTAAACATTTTGATATACTCATAAGTAGTGGTGGGGCTAGTATGGGCGAGGCTGATTTTATCAAGCAGGCTTTATCTGAATGTGACTTTAGTCCTATTTTTGAAAAAGTAAATGCTAAGCTTTGTAAACATGTAAAACTTTATAGTAAAAAAGACATGCTTTTTTTAGCTTTACCAGGAAATCCTTTGGCTTCTTTGGTTTCAACGCATATTTTTGCAAAAAATATACTTCATCTGCTTTATGTGGGTAATCTTTTGGAATTTGATAGAGCAAAATTAACCAAGGAGTTAAATTTTAAAGGTCAAAGAAATGATTTTGCATTTGGTGAGTTAAATCATGGTTATTTTAAGCCAAGTGAAGCTAAATTTGGATCAGGTATGCTAAAACCTTTATGTGAAAATACGCATATTTTAATTACCCAAATTGATGATACAAAACTAACAAAAGATCAAGAAGTTAAAGTTTTAAAAATTTAA
- the flgA gene encoding flagellar basal body P-ring formation chaperone FlgA: MFVRNIVLFLFFYTLSFASNFDEVKLALVKEFKTNYPQLEIISLDLNTQSSLPTDFNQYIFLKLGNHNFDRADGFIKAEFKTPEQYKKNIFFKYFLKAKLEVLQTTRPISRNENLSPASFKILKIPFDKAPQGVLKKDEIANLIAKSNIRENVILKYNMFKTKTLIQRNDSVYGIIKDGDLSMMIELKALQSGNLNQRIRLKNKDGKVVYGKVISKNYVELK, translated from the coding sequence ATGTTTGTGAGAAATATTGTATTGTTTTTATTTTTCTATACTTTAAGTTTTGCTTCGAATTTTGATGAAGTAAAACTAGCATTGGTTAAAGAATTTAAAACAAATTATCCACAACTAGAAATCATTTCTTTAGATCTTAACACTCAATCAAGCCTGCCTACTGATTTTAATCAATACATTTTTTTAAAACTAGGTAATCATAATTTTGATAGAGCTGATGGTTTTATAAAAGCTGAATTTAAAACTCCAGAGCAATACAAAAAAAATATATTTTTTAAGTATTTTTTAAAGGCAAAGTTAGAGGTTTTGCAAACCACACGCCCTATTTCGCGTAATGAAAATTTAAGTCCTGCCAGTTTTAAAATTTTAAAAATTCCTTTTGATAAAGCTCCACAAGGCGTGCTAAAAAAAGATGAAATTGCAAATTTAATTGCCAAAAGCAATATAAGGGAAAATGTGATTTTAAAATACAATATGTTTAAAACTAAAACTCTTATACAAAGAAATGATTCTGTTTATGGTATTATCAAAGATGGGGATTTAAGCATGATGATAGAGTTAAAAGCTTTGCAAAGTGGAAACTTAAATCAAAGAATTCGTCTTAAAAATAAAGATGGAAAAGTGGTATATGGTAAAGTTATTAGTAAAAATTACGTGGAGCTAAAATGA
- a CDS encoding UbiX family flavin prenyltransferase, producing the protein MRKILVGISGASSCELGFLLLKHLRQKGQIFAIVTQNAKISFIKENLLLENINFMQYIKDKFELDHVNFLDNEDISQNVASGSFGIETTFIAPCSINTLAKITCGIGDTLLTRAAGVALKERRKLILGVREMPYSTLNLEQMTKLSSYGVIIAPPVMASYAKVDSIEKLNEFIIGKWLDLANIEHNLYQRWQ; encoded by the coding sequence ATGAGAAAAATTTTAGTAGGTATTAGCGGAGCTAGTTCTTGTGAGCTTGGCTTTTTATTGCTAAAGCACTTAAGGCAAAAGGGGCAAATTTTTGCCATTGTAACCCAAAATGCCAAAATTAGTTTCATAAAAGAAAATTTACTTTTAGAAAACATAAACTTCATGCAATACATAAAAGACAAATTTGAACTTGATCATGTGAATTTTTTAGACAATGAAGATATTAGTCAAAATGTTGCAAGTGGATCTTTTGGTATAGAAACGACTTTTATTGCACCTTGTTCGATTAATACTTTAGCAAAAATTACTTGTGGTATAGGCGATACTTTACTCACAAGAGCTGCGGGGGTAGCTTTGAAGGAGCGAAGAAAGCTTATACTTGGGGTAAGAGAGATGCCCTATTCTACTTTAAATTTAGAACAAATGACAAAGCTTTCTAGTTATGGAGTTATCATCGCTCCTCCTGTAATGGCAAGTTATGCTAAGGTTGATAGTATAGAAAAATTAAATGAATTTATCATAGGAAAATGGCTTGATCTTGCAAATATTGAGCATAATTTATATCAAAGGTGGCAATAA
- the coaD gene encoding pantetheine-phosphate adenylyltransferase, giving the protein MASCVYPGTFDPITNGHLDVIIRASKMFEEVVVAVAKSESKKPMFSLEHREKMVKIATKDLKNVKIVTFDNLLVDLAKNLQINIIIRGLRAVSDFEYELQLGYANHMLWEDFETIYLMPNLKNSFISSSIVRSICMHNGDVSKLVPKDVIPLLKEKDCI; this is encoded by the coding sequence ATGGCAAGTTGTGTGTATCCTGGTACTTTTGATCCTATTACCAATGGGCATTTAGATGTGATCATCCGTGCTAGTAAAATGTTTGAGGAAGTAGTTGTTGCTGTCGCTAAAAGCGAAAGCAAAAAGCCTATGTTTAGTTTAGAGCATAGAGAAAAAATGGTAAAAATTGCTACAAAAGACTTAAAAAATGTTAAAATTGTGACTTTTGATAACTTACTAGTAGATCTAGCTAAAAATTTGCAAATAAATATTATCATAAGAGGCTTAAGAGCGGTAAGTGATTTTGAGTATGAATTGCAACTTGGCTATGCAAATCACATGCTTTGGGAAGATTTTGAAACCATATATCTTATGCCAAATTTAAAAAATTCTTTTATTTCAAGTTCCATAGTAAGATCTATTTGTATGCATAATGGTGATGTGAGTAAACTTGTGCCAAAAGATGTTATACCTCTATTAAAGGAGAAAGATTGTATATAG
- the tmk gene encoding dTMP kinase, translating to MYIAFEGVDCVGKSTQIELLKKHFPDAFFTKEPGGSELGVYLRKILLESKIQFSKKAELLLFLADRANLCDLHLTQEQNKLIISDRSFISNMAYARCDFDQNILFELNAFATSGVFPQKVVFLYGSKELITQRLSKKDLDSIEQRGIEFFLNTQKALEETLNFLQTKIDMKILKLDASLSVEDLHEKIKEFIDD from the coding sequence TTGTATATAGCTTTTGAAGGAGTGGATTGTGTGGGTAAAAGCACACAAATAGAACTTTTAAAAAAACATTTTCCTGATGCATTTTTCACTAAAGAACCTGGTGGAAGTGAACTTGGGGTGTATTTGAGAAAAATTTTATTAGAAAGCAAAATACAATTTTCAAAAAAAGCCGAACTTTTGCTTTTTTTAGCCGATAGAGCCAATTTGTGTGATTTGCATTTAACCCAAGAACAAAATAAACTCATTATCTCTGATCGTAGTTTTATTTCCAATATGGCTTATGCAAGATGTGATTTTGATCAAAATATTTTATTTGAGCTGAATGCCTTTGCTACAAGTGGGGTTTTTCCACAAAAGGTTGTATTTTTATACGGTTCAAAAGAACTCATCACTCAAAGGCTTTCTAAAAAAGATTTAGACAGTATTGAGCAAAGAGGGATTGAGTTTTTCTTAAATACACAAAAAGCTTTAGAAGAAACTTTAAATTTTTTGCAAACTAAAATAGATATGAAAATTTTAAAACTAGATGCATCTTTGAGTGTTGAAGATTTGCATGAAAAGATTAAGGAATTTATCGATGATTAA
- the hisS gene encoding histidine--tRNA ligase, giving the protein MINALKGMKDLHDEQARLYEKVVKTCEEVAKNYGFTFVNCPHLELTKLFKRSVGESSDIVGKEMYEFVDKAGNEVCLRPEGTAGVVRSYIEAKMDKAQSIKRWFYHGSMFRYERPQKGRLREFHQFGVESFGVASVYEDASIILMLNEIFRRLEIHTSLKINSLGCKECMGIYKEKLIAFLNSKDGFCEDCLRRKELNPIRVLDCKNDHCQSLIENVPKLSENLCECCKKDYEKLQKLLNENDVEFECDEKLVRGLDYYSKSAFEFISDEIGAKAAVAGGGRYDRLIEYLDGKSGYGVGFAMGIERIMAILEQKQSIKTREGIYLCAMDEAYIDTIFKLANTLRKKHKVYISYEAKKLAKHLNQADTANAKIFLCIGEDEIQKEEIFYKNLDSKENKNIKLVNLENEL; this is encoded by the coding sequence ATGATTAATGCTTTAAAAGGAATGAAAGATTTGCACGATGAGCAAGCTAGGCTTTATGAAAAAGTAGTAAAAACTTGCGAGGAAGTAGCTAAAAACTATGGTTTTACTTTTGTTAATTGTCCACATTTAGAGCTTACCAAGCTTTTTAAAAGAAGTGTAGGAGAAAGTTCTGATATAGTCGGCAAGGAAATGTATGAATTTGTTGATAAAGCGGGTAATGAAGTATGTTTGAGGCCTGAAGGTACAGCTGGAGTGGTAAGATCATACATTGAAGCTAAAATGGATAAAGCCCAAAGTATTAAAAGGTGGTTTTATCATGGTTCTATGTTTCGCTATGAAAGGCCGCAAAAAGGAAGATTACGTGAATTTCATCAGTTTGGAGTAGAAAGCTTTGGTGTGGCAAGTGTGTATGAAGATGCGAGTATTATTTTAATGTTAAATGAAATTTTTAGACGCTTAGAAATTCACACAAGTTTGAAAATTAATTCTTTGGGTTGTAAAGAATGCATGGGCATATATAAAGAAAAACTCATAGCTTTTTTAAATTCCAAAGATGGTTTTTGCGAAGACTGTTTAAGAAGAAAAGAATTAAATCCTATCAGAGTGCTTGATTGTAAAAATGATCACTGTCAAAGCTTGATTGAAAATGTGCCAAAACTAAGTGAAAATTTGTGCGAGTGTTGTAAAAAAGACTATGAAAAATTACAAAAACTTTTAAATGAAAACGATGTTGAGTTTGAGTGCGATGAGAAGTTGGTGCGCGGGCTTGATTATTATTCTAAAAGTGCGTTTGAGTTTATCAGCGATGAAATCGGAGCAAAGGCTGCTGTGGCAGGTGGTGGAAGATATGACAGGTTGATTGAGTATTTAGATGGTAAAAGTGGCTATGGTGTAGGTTTTGCTATGGGTATAGAAAGGATCATGGCTATTTTAGAGCAAAAACAAAGCATAAAAACTAGAGAAGGAATTTATCTTTGTGCTATGGATGAAGCTTATATAGATACCATTTTTAAACTAGCAAATACTTTAAGAAAAAAACATAAAGTATATATAAGTTATGAAGCAAAAAAACTTGCAAAACACTTAAATCAAGCAGATACTGCCAATGCTAAAATCTTTTTGTGTATAGGTGAAGATGAAATACAAAAAGAAGAGATTTTTTATAAAAATTTAGATAGTAAAGAAAATAAAAATATAAAATTAGTAAATTTGGAGAATGAATTATGA
- the speA gene encoding biosynthetic arginine decarboxylase, with protein MIDYGISIWGANNFIIENGKVCVNHGKKPAIIDIVNTLRDDGYKGPLLLRFPHLIHKQIEQIYEKFAKAKKEFNYKGTFNAVYPLKVNQYPGFVKNLVNLGKEYNYGLEAGSKAELLLAMAYNNEGAPITVNGFKDKELINMGFIACEMGHNITLTMEGLNELEAMIEIAKNRFKPKPNIGLRVRLHSAGVGIWAKSGGINSKFGLTSTELIEAVNLLKANKLLDQFTMIHFHLGSQITEIHPLKKALNEAGNIYTELRKMGAKNLKAINLGGGLAVEYSQFKNEMSRNYTLSEYANDVVFILKSIAEQKKDLEPDIFIESGRFVAANHAVLVAPVLELFSQEYTESKLLLKDKNPKLIDELYDLYKNIKASNALEYLHDSIDHMESILTLFDLGYVDLQDRSNSEILLHLIMRKAISLVGDQADLSSLQNEVQEKYLVNFSVFQSLPDFWGLEQNFPIMPLDRLNKKPTRSASIWDITCDSDGEISYSKDNPLFLHDIDVEAEDYFLGFFLVGAYQEVLGMKHNLFTHPTEACISISEKGFEVESVLEAQSILDTLEDLDYDIHAIMDNINEKIYASKLVNENQKKHILGEIYLFLNDNGYLKSIGSK; from the coding sequence ATGATTGATTATGGTATTAGTATTTGGGGAGCAAATAATTTTATCATTGAAAATGGCAAAGTATGTGTAAATCATGGTAAAAAACCTGCCATTATAGATATAGTCAATACTTTACGTGATGATGGTTATAAGGGGCCATTGTTGCTTCGCTTTCCTCATTTAATCCATAAGCAAATTGAACAAATATATGAAAAATTTGCCAAAGCAAAAAAAGAATTTAACTACAAAGGAACATTCAATGCGGTTTACCCTTTGAAAGTAAACCAATACCCAGGCTTTGTAAAAAATTTAGTCAATCTAGGCAAGGAGTACAACTATGGCCTAGAAGCAGGAAGTAAAGCTGAGCTTTTACTAGCCATGGCTTATAATAATGAAGGCGCGCCTATAACGGTTAATGGCTTTAAAGATAAAGAGTTGATCAATATGGGCTTTATAGCTTGTGAAATGGGACATAATATCACTTTAACTATGGAAGGGTTAAACGAGCTTGAAGCAATGATAGAAATTGCTAAAAATCGTTTCAAACCTAAACCAAATATAGGCTTAAGGGTGCGTTTGCATTCAGCTGGAGTTGGAATTTGGGCAAAAAGTGGTGGTATTAATTCTAAATTTGGTTTAACTTCTACCGAGCTTATTGAAGCGGTAAATCTTTTAAAAGCCAATAAGCTTTTAGATCAATTCACTATGATACATTTTCATTTGGGTTCGCAAATCACTGAAATTCATCCTTTAAAAAAAGCTTTAAATGAAGCAGGAAATATCTACACCGAGCTTAGAAAGATGGGTGCAAAAAATTTAAAAGCCATTAATCTTGGTGGAGGTTTAGCGGTGGAATATTCTCAGTTTAAAAATGAAATGAGTAGAAATTACACCCTAAGTGAGTATGCAAATGATGTGGTGTTTATTTTAAAAAGTATTGCAGAGCAAAAAAAAGATCTTGAACCAGATATTTTTATAGAAAGTGGACGTTTTGTAGCAGCTAATCATGCTGTTTTAGTGGCACCTGTTTTGGAGCTTTTTTCTCAAGAATACACAGAAAGCAAGCTTTTGCTAAAAGATAAAAATCCAAAACTCATTGATGAATTGTATGATTTATATAAAAACATCAAGGCTTCTAATGCGTTAGAGTATTTACATGATAGTATTGACCATATGGAGAGCATTTTAACCTTGTTTGATTTGGGTTATGTGGACTTGCAAGATCGCTCTAATAGTGAAATTTTATTGCATTTGATTATGAGAAAAGCCATTTCTTTGGTTGGCGATCAAGCTGATTTATCGAGTTTGCAAAATGAAGTGCAAGAAAAATACTTAGTAAATTTTTCGGTATTTCAGTCTTTACCTGATTTTTGGGGTTTAGAGCAAAACTTTCCTATTATGCCACTTGATAGGCTTAATAAAAAACCTACAAGAAGCGCAAGTATATGGGATATAACTTGTGATAGCGATGGAGAGATTTCTTACTCTAAAGATAATCCTTTGTTTTTGCATGATATTGATGTAGAAGCTGAAGATTATTTTTTAGGATTTTTCCTAGTAGGAGCTTATCAAGAAGTGCTTGGTATGAAGCATAATCTTTTTACACATCCAACCGAAGCTTGTATTAGTATTAGTGAAAAGGGTTTTGAAGTAGAAAGCGTACTAGAGGCTCAATCTATTTTAGATACCTTAGAAGATCTTGACTATGATATTCATGCAATTATGGATAATATTAATGAAAAAATTTATGCTTCAAAACTTGTAAATGAAAATCAAAAAAAGCATATTTTGGGTGAAATTTATTTATTTTTAAATGATAATGGATATTTAAAAAGTATAGGTTCAAAATGA
- the cysE gene encoding serine O-acetyltransferase: MSIFKLIKEDFSMPKQKDPAYRSSFELVFNYPGVWAVVNYRFAHFFYQKGYKKIARIISGISHFFTGVDLHPGASLGRRIFIDHASGVVIGETSIIGDDVLIYQGVTLGGTSLDKNTKRHPTIEDGVVIGSGAKILGNITIGKNAKIGSNAVVLKDVGPNLTAVGIPAYIKEHGKIDYEEKITKLEARLAILEEKLNKEVYK, encoded by the coding sequence ATGAGTATTTTTAAACTAATTAAAGAAGATTTTTCTATGCCAAAACAAAAAGATCCTGCATATCGGTCTTCTTTTGAATTAGTTTTTAATTACCCTGGTGTTTGGGCTGTGGTGAATTATCGCTTTGCGCATTTTTTTTATCAAAAAGGTTATAAAAAAATTGCGCGGATTATTAGTGGAATTTCGCATTTTTTTACAGGGGTTGATTTGCACCCGGGTGCGAGTTTGGGTAGAAGGATATTTATTGATCATGCAAGTGGAGTTGTGATCGGTGAGACTTCTATCATAGGTGATGATGTTTTGATTTATCAAGGTGTTACTTTAGGTGGAACGAGTTTAGATAAAAATACTAAAAGACACCCTACTATAGAAGATGGCGTAGTAATAGGATCTGGTGCTAAAATTTTAGGTAATATTACCATAGGTAAAAATGCCAAAATAGGCTCTAATGCGGTTGTTTTGAAAGATGTTGGACCTAATTTAACTGCTGTGGGCATACCCGCTTATATCAAAGAACATGGCAAGATTGATTATGAAGAAAAAATCACTAAATTAGAAGCAAGACTTGCTATTTTAGAAGAAAAACTAAACAAAGAGGTTTATAAATGA
- a CDS encoding UDP-N-acetylglucosamine--N-acetylmuramyl-(pentapeptide) pyrophosphoryl-undecaprenol N-acetylglucosamine transferase gives MIAITGGGTGGHLAIARCLLQSAKKQGLDCIYIGSENGQDRLWFENENGFYKKYFLSSQGVVNKKGLAKFKSFLHILKLAKTTKEIIKEHKIKAVFSVGGYSSAPGAFGALMSNTPLLIHEQNSKMGSLNSLLKPLSKAFFTAFEDQINKANTFFCPYPINEVFSQKARVRKELKNIIFLGGSQGAKFINDLALENAWYFKEKGINIIHQCGKNDYERCKKAYEDLSINVELFDFDKNIIEKITKADLAISRSGASSLFELSANWLPCIFIPYPYAAKNHQYFNALYLKERNLCEILTQDEKSDFLTLVENFSLETKSLALQNLKSENGADFMIEKAKQMGFI, from the coding sequence ATGATAGCAATTACAGGTGGAGGTACAGGAGGACATTTAGCGATAGCAAGATGTCTATTACAAAGTGCAAAAAAACAAGGCTTAGATTGTATTTATATAGGGAGTGAAAATGGACAAGATAGGCTTTGGTTTGAAAATGAAAATGGTTTTTATAAAAAGTATTTTTTAAGTTCTCAAGGCGTGGTAAATAAAAAAGGTTTGGCTAAATTTAAGTCTTTTTTACATATTTTAAAACTTGCCAAAACAACAAAAGAAATTATAAAAGAGCATAAAATCAAGGCAGTTTTTAGCGTAGGAGGATACAGTAGCGCTCCGGGTGCCTTTGGTGCTTTAATGTCAAATACACCTCTTTTGATCCATGAGCAAAATTCTAAAATGGGAAGTTTAAATTCACTCTTAAAACCGCTTTCTAAAGCTTTTTTTACTGCTTTTGAAGATCAAATTAACAAGGCAAATACTTTCTTTTGTCCTTACCCTATTAATGAGGTTTTTTCGCAAAAAGCAAGAGTGAGAAAGGAATTAAAAAATATTATTTTTCTTGGTGGTTCACAAGGGGCTAAATTTATTAACGATCTTGCTTTAGAAAATGCTTGGTATTTTAAAGAAAAAGGTATTAATATTATTCACCAGTGTGGTAAAAATGATTATGAAAGATGTAAAAAAGCTTATGAGGATTTAAGTATCAATGTAGAGCTTTTTGACTTTGATAAAAACATTATAGAAAAAATCACTAAGGCAGATTTAGCTATATCAAGATCAGGTGCAAGTAGTCTTTTTGAACTTAGCGCAAATTGGCTTCCTTGTATTTTTATACCTTATCCCTATGCAGCTAAAAATCATCAGTATTTTAATGCTTTGTATTTAAAAGAGCGTAATTTGTGTGAGATTTTAACTCAAGATGAAAAAAGTGATTTTTTAACTTTGGTGGAAAATTTTTCACTAGAAACAAAATCCTTAGCATTGCAAAATTTAAAAAGCGAAAATGGTGCTGATTTTATGATAGAAAAAGCAAAACAAATGGGGTTTATTTAA